Proteins found in one Hyla sarda isolate aHylSar1 chromosome 7, aHylSar1.hap1, whole genome shotgun sequence genomic segment:
- the LOC130282413 gene encoding protein spinster homolog 1-like gives MASPQDPLLKEEEEAMEDHSDMDVEKGDIPERQNLPSLSVMSTARSIITVVILAFVNLLIYANRSSVAGVLPYIQKAYDTNASLSGLLNTLFIGSYVLVAPIAGYLGDHCNKKYTVCAGVIVWLSMTLTLSFIPDGYFLLFLLTSGLVGAGEATFCTIAPSIIADLFTSDQRTRMLNVFYSVIPVGCGLGYIIGPKVTDAARGDWHWVFRVTPGLGLIAVALMLLVTKELPRTTTNGKKNNKSQKFAKWTTDLKKLFKNRSFMLTTMGSTAVSFIVGAIGVWGPSYLTHARTLLQEKDPCHAEPCDYHDILIFGVVTVVSGILGVVAGSEISKRYRKSNPRADPLVCGCAMMLSAPFLLLALTFGNISLVATNIFIFIGETLLSVNFTLISDIILKVVTPWRRSSALAMQMTIYHLLGDAGSPYLIGLISDTYERGYAKSPLLKYRSLEYALMTCTIMAVIGGAFFMATALFIERDEKEAEMESEPPSSSSSSLLPADEDRASD, from the coding sequence atggcctctccacaagacccattgctgaaggaggaggaagaagcaatggaggaccatagtgatatggatgtagaaaagggcgatatccctgagaggcagaacctgccatctctaagcgtgatgtccaccgcacgttccatcatcaccgtagtgatcctcgcctttgttaatttgctcatttacgcaaatcgctccagcgtggcgggggtgctgccttatatacagaaagcatatgacaccaatgctagtctgtccggcttattgaatacattgttcattggaagctacgtgctggtcgcaccaattgccggatatttgggcgaccactgcaataagaaatatactgtctgcgcaggagtcatcgtttggctgagcatgacacttaccctgtcattcatccctgacgggtatttcctgctcttcctgctgacgagtgggctggttggagccggagaggcaactttctgcaccatcgccccctccatcattgcagacctttttacaagtgaccagcggacccgcatgctgaacgtgttttactccgtcatacctgtaggctgcggactaggatacatcatcgggcccaaagtgactgatgcagcaaggggcgattggcactgggtgtttcgggtcacccctggcctgggcctcatagctgtggctttgatgcttttggtcacaaaggagcttccaagaacgactacaaacgggaagaagaacaacaaatcccagaagtttgccaaatggacgacagatctgaaaaaactatttaaaaatcgaagcttcatgttaaccaccatgggatcgacggcggtatccttcatagtgggagccataggtgtatggggtccatcatacctgacccacgcacgaacactcctacaagagaaggacccttgccacgctgaaccgtgtgactatcacgacatcctaatatttggtgtggttacagtagtttccggcattctgggagttgtagcagggtcggagataagtaaaagatatcgcaaatccaacccacgggcggacccgcttgtgtgtggctgcgcgatgatgctctccgccccttttcttctgttggcattgactttcggcaacatcagcctcgttgccaccaacatcttcatcttcatcggagagacgcttctgtcagtaaatttcaccctcatatctgacattatactaaaagtagtaactccgtggaggagatcttcagctctggccatgcagatgacaatctatcacctcctaggtgacgccggcagcccgtacctcatcggcctgatatctgacacctatgaacgaggatatgccaaatcccctcttctgaaataccgcagcctggagtatgccctcatgacctgcaccataatggcagtcatcggaggggccttcttcatggccacggccctatttatagagagggacgaaaaagaagcagagatggaatcagaacctccgtcatcctcctcctcctcactgcttcctgccgatgaggaccgcgcttcagactga